A region of Candidatus Roizmanbacteria bacterium DNA encodes the following proteins:
- a CDS encoding Hpt domain-containing protein produces the protein MAIDLHEYKKLYLQTSQELLSTIKNGLIAMNTNPGDKNVLAEVHRAAHSFKSQSLVMGYAQLGLCGRVLEALFLGMKEGSIDPNAELSGIVNETLEAMDTSLANVRNGQGELDLSSHISKIENQAGITVH, from the coding sequence ATGGCGATAGATTTACATGAATATAAAAAACTGTATCTGCAAACCTCACAGGAACTGCTCTCAACTATTAAAAACGGACTGATAGCAATGAATACGAATCCCGGTGATAAAAATGTCTTGGCGGAAGTCCACAGGGCAGCACATTCTTTCAAAAGCCAGAGTCTCGTAATGGGCTATGCACAATTAGGGCTTTGCGGGCGTGTTCTTGAGGCTCTTTTTCTCGGCATGAAAGAAGGTTCCATTGATCCTAACGCAGAACTTAGTGGAATAGTGAATGAAACACTGGAAGCAATGGATACCTCCCTTGCCAACGTGCGGAACGGTCAGGGGGAACTGGATTTATCATCACACATCTCAAAAATTGAAAATCAGGCCGGAATTACAGTGCACTAA
- a CDS encoding IS1595 family transposase: protein MVCNNRPISKYKRKKILWCFAHDLSATQTSGILGLNRNTVNKYYNNIRQLIYHHQVHQMQRYVGGEIEIDESYFGPRRMRGKSSKRGRGTSFKQVVFGIYERQGRVFTRIIPNCKRRTLHAVMKGKIDLNSTVYSDSWSGYNGLVDVGYDKHLRINHKKNEFSNTKGVHINGIESFWSFCKRRLVKFNGVKKNFPLHLKECEWRWSKSPSILYNELLQIVNVLV from the coding sequence ATGGTTTGTAACAATAGGCCGATATCAAAATACAAGAGAAAAAAGATACTATGGTGTTTTGCACACGATCTGAGTGCTACACAGACCTCTGGTATTTTGGGTCTCAACCGCAATACAGTCAACAAATATTACAATAATATTCGTCAACTCATATATCATCACCAAGTGCACCAGATGCAACGATATGTTGGTGGTGAGATAGAAATTGATGAATCATACTTTGGACCTCGAAGGATGAGAGGCAAGTCAAGTAAAAGAGGTCGTGGGACGTCATTTAAGCAGGTAGTATTTGGGATATATGAGCGTCAAGGACGTGTATTTACTCGTATCATTCCAAACTGTAAAAGAAGAACGCTACATGCTGTTATGAAGGGAAAGATTGACTTGAACAGTACTGTATATTCAGATTCGTGGAGCGGATACAACGGACTTGTTGATGTCGGGTATGACAAACATTTGAGAATCAATCACAAGAAAAATGAGTTCTCAAATACAAAAGGGGTCCATATCAATGGCATAGAGTCATTCTGGTCCTTTTGTAAAAGACGTCTCGTTAAGTTCAATGGTGTAAAGAAAAACTTTCCATTACACTTGAAAGAGTGTGAATGGAGATGGAGCAAATCCCCATCGATCCTTTACAATGAACTATTACAAATTGTTAATGTGCTAGTCTAG